One window from the genome of Pandoraea fibrosis encodes:
- the cysD gene encoding sulfate adenylyltransferase subunit CysD gives MGAMHEVAQANGSRMDHLDWLEAESMYILREVVAECRKPALLFSGGKDSVVVLHLALKAFGLGPNRKTVLPFPLVHIDTGHNYPEVIEFRDRHAKALGAELVVGHVEDSIRRGTVRLRRETDSRNAAQAVTLLETIAEHGFDAMIGGARRDEEKARAKERIFSFRDEFGQWDPKAQRPELWHLFNARLHGDEHLRVFPISNWTELDVWQYIARENLDLPSIYYAHEREIVRRNGLLVPVTPLTPKQDGESSETASVRFRTVGDISCTCPVASVAASPVEIIAETAVTDITERGATRMDDQTSEAAMEQRKKQGYF, from the coding sequence ATGGGTGCGATGCACGAAGTCGCGCAGGCCAATGGCTCGCGAATGGATCATCTGGACTGGCTCGAAGCCGAATCGATGTACATCCTGCGTGAGGTCGTGGCGGAGTGCCGCAAGCCCGCGCTGCTGTTCTCGGGCGGCAAGGACTCGGTTGTGGTGCTGCATCTCGCGCTCAAGGCCTTCGGCCTCGGGCCGAACCGCAAGACGGTGCTGCCGTTCCCGCTGGTGCACATCGACACCGGCCACAACTATCCCGAAGTGATCGAGTTCCGCGACCGTCACGCCAAGGCGCTCGGCGCCGAACTGGTCGTGGGGCATGTGGAAGACTCGATTCGTCGCGGCACGGTCCGTCTGCGTCGCGAAACCGATTCGCGCAACGCCGCGCAGGCAGTCACGCTGCTCGAAACGATTGCCGAGCACGGCTTCGACGCCATGATTGGCGGTGCGCGTCGCGACGAGGAGAAGGCGCGTGCCAAGGAGCGCATCTTCTCGTTCCGTGACGAGTTCGGTCAGTGGGACCCGAAGGCGCAGCGCCCTGAACTGTGGCACCTGTTCAATGCGCGTCTGCACGGCGACGAACACCTGCGCGTGTTCCCGATCTCGAACTGGACCGAACTGGACGTGTGGCAGTACATCGCACGCGAGAACCTCGATCTGCCGTCGATCTACTACGCCCACGAGCGCGAAATCGTGCGCCGCAACGGGTTGCTCGTACCGGTGACGCCGCTCACCCCCAAGCAGGACGGCGAGTCGAGCGAGACGGCATCGGTGCGCTTTCGCACGGTCGGCGACATCAGTTGCACATGCCCGGTGGCAAGCGTCGCCGCGAGCCCGGTGGAGATCATTGCCGAGACGGCCGTGACCGACATCACGGAGCGCGGCGCCACCCGCATGGACGATCAGACGTCCGAGGCGGCGATGGAGCAGCGCAAGAAGCAAGGGTATTTCTAA
- a CDS encoding phosphoadenylyl-sulfate reductase, producing MALLDEMEAVLAERLARIAGSHRNVKFASSLAAEDMLITHVILRQQLPITVFTLNTGRLHAETLGMIDRIKSRYGYDVVQYAPQADAVEQYVTEHGANAFYESVDLRKACCQIRKVEPLGRALADADAWLTGQRREQSVTRGELAFAEQDDARGIAKYNPLFDWTEAQVWAYLTARDVPVNPLHARGYPSIGCEPCTRAIRPGEDSRAGRWWWESRDSKECGLHAGNLSKIPVSVQSN from the coding sequence ATGGCGCTGCTCGACGAGATGGAAGCCGTGCTGGCCGAGCGCCTCGCACGCATTGCGGGGTCGCATCGCAACGTGAAATTTGCCAGCAGCCTGGCCGCCGAAGACATGCTTATCACGCACGTGATTCTGCGCCAGCAACTGCCGATTACGGTCTTCACGCTCAATACCGGGCGTCTGCACGCCGAGACGCTGGGCATGATCGATCGGATCAAATCCCGGTACGGCTACGACGTTGTGCAGTACGCTCCGCAGGCCGACGCCGTTGAGCAATACGTGACCGAACATGGTGCGAACGCCTTCTACGAGAGCGTGGATCTGCGCAAGGCATGTTGCCAGATTCGCAAGGTCGAGCCGCTTGGCCGCGCACTCGCCGACGCCGACGCATGGCTCACCGGCCAACGTCGCGAGCAGTCGGTGACACGCGGTGAACTGGCGTTCGCCGAGCAGGACGACGCCCGCGGCATCGCCAAGTACAACCCGCTCTTCGACTGGACGGAAGCGCAGGTCTGGGCCTACCTGACGGCGCGCGACGTACCGGTGAACCCGCTGCACGCGCGCGGTTACCCGAGCATCGGCTGCGAGCCGTGTACCCGCGCCATCCGCCCCGGCGAAGACAGCCGGGCCGGACGCTGGTGGTGGGAGTCGCGCGACAGCAAGGAATGCGGGCTGCACGCCGGCAACCTGAGCAAGATCCCCGTCTCGGTGCAGTCGAACTGA
- a CDS encoding sulfite exporter TauE/SafE family protein: MSLWLEPLSGFGVGLLVGMTGVGGGSLMTPVLTLLLGYAAPVAVGTDLAFAAITKSFGTVAHRSHGHVKWHIVRRLTLGALPAALVTILLLKRLGGIDDAALHVIKLTIAASVLLTVLSLLFRAKLLATLRAHPNWQLTGRSQAVATVLVGALIGGLVTISSIGAGAVGATLILMLYPQLEPAEVAGTDIAYAVPLTAIAALGHIWLDTVHWALLGSLLIGSLPGIWLGAKLTRHLPERIVRGALAATLTLAAVKLVG, from the coding sequence ATGTCGCTGTGGCTCGAACCCCTTTCCGGATTTGGCGTCGGCCTGCTGGTCGGCATGACCGGTGTAGGCGGGGGCTCGCTGATGACGCCGGTGCTCACGCTGTTGCTTGGCTATGCCGCGCCGGTCGCGGTTGGGACGGATCTGGCGTTTGCGGCCATTACCAAGAGCTTCGGCACGGTGGCGCACCGCTCGCACGGCCACGTGAAGTGGCACATCGTGCGCCGCCTCACGCTCGGCGCGCTGCCGGCGGCGCTGGTGACGATTCTCTTGCTGAAGCGTCTGGGCGGCATCGACGACGCGGCGTTGCATGTCATCAAGCTGACGATTGCCGCCTCGGTCCTGCTCACGGTGCTCTCCCTGCTGTTCCGCGCGAAGCTGCTGGCGACGCTGCGCGCTCACCCGAACTGGCAGTTGACGGGCCGCAGCCAGGCTGTCGCCACCGTGTTGGTCGGCGCGCTGATCGGTGGGCTCGTGACGATTTCTTCGATTGGCGCCGGCGCGGTTGGCGCAACGCTGATCCTGATGTTGTACCCGCAGTTGGAACCGGCCGAAGTCGCCGGTACCGATATTGCTTATGCCGTGCCGCTGACCGCGATTGCCGCGCTGGGTCATATCTGGCTCGATACGGTGCACTGGGCACTGCTCGGCAGTCTGTTGATCGGCTCGCTGCCCGGGATCTGGCTGGGCGCGAAGCTCACCCGTCACCTGCCCGAGCGCATCGTGCGCGGGGCGCTGGCGGCGACGCTCACGCTTGCAGCAGTGAAGCTGGTCGGCTGA
- a CDS encoding CysB family HTH-type transcriptional regulator, with the protein MNLHQFRFVREAVRQNFNLTEAAKALFTSQPGVSKAIIELEEELGVDIFARHGKRIRNLTEPGRIIFESVERILLEVESLKRIGKDYAAQDQGSLTIATTHTQARYSLPHAVAEFKKRFPKVRLSILQGSPTQIAEMVLHDQADLAIATEAIAGYKDLVSLPCYQWQHVAVVPPDHPLLQLPSVGIEDLAKYPLITYDPQFAGRAKIDQAFALRHVQPDIVLEAIDADVIKTYVELGLGVGILAGVAFDPERDRNLRAIHVGHLFGTNVTRVALKQGAYLRGYVFTMVELLSPILTRKLVEQALRGEHESYEL; encoded by the coding sequence ATGAACCTGCACCAGTTCCGTTTTGTGCGCGAGGCCGTTCGTCAGAATTTCAACCTGACGGAGGCCGCCAAGGCGCTATTTACCTCCCAACCGGGGGTTTCCAAGGCCATCATCGAGCTTGAAGAAGAGCTTGGGGTCGACATCTTTGCCCGGCATGGCAAGCGCATCCGTAATCTGACGGAGCCCGGGCGCATCATCTTCGAGTCCGTCGAGCGGATCCTTCTAGAGGTGGAAAGCCTCAAGCGGATCGGCAAGGACTATGCCGCCCAGGATCAGGGCAGCCTGACGATTGCCACGACGCACACGCAGGCGCGCTATTCGCTGCCGCATGCGGTGGCCGAATTCAAGAAGCGCTTTCCGAAGGTGCGTCTGTCGATCCTGCAGGGCAGTCCGACCCAGATCGCCGAGATGGTTTTGCACGATCAGGCCGATCTGGCCATCGCGACCGAGGCGATCGCCGGCTACAAGGATCTGGTGTCGCTGCCTTGTTATCAGTGGCAGCACGTGGCGGTGGTGCCGCCGGATCATCCGTTGTTGCAATTGCCGTCCGTGGGCATCGAGGATCTGGCGAAATACCCGCTGATTACTTATGACCCGCAGTTCGCCGGACGCGCCAAGATCGATCAGGCGTTCGCGTTGCGCCATGTCCAGCCGGACATCGTGCTCGAAGCCATCGATGCAGACGTCATCAAGACGTATGTGGAGCTGGGGCTCGGGGTAGGGATTCTGGCGGGTGTGGCATTCGACCCGGAGCGCGATCGTAATCTCCGGGCCATCCACGTCGGGCACTTGTTCGGCACGAACGTGACACGCGTTGCGCTGAAGCAGGGTGCCTATCTGCGTGGATACGTCTTCACGATGGTCGAACTACTGTCGCCGATTCTGACGCGCAAGCTGGTCGAGCAGGCATTGCGCGGCGAACACGAAAGTTACGAACTTTGA
- a CDS encoding ABC transporter substrate-binding protein yields MTLTGVVTAARADITVGIDLSSTGPAAAIGIASKNAMQLWPDQIGGQKAHYVFLDDGSDPGTAVKNARKLISENKVDVIVGPNITPSALAMLDPISEAETPMITLIGSAVAVEPQDAKRRWAFKMAANDSAMADVMTRYMANHGIKTVGFIGFADAYGESWWKEFSKFAELRKLKIVAQERFNRTDTSVTGQVLKLMASKPDAILVAGSGTPAALPQRTLQERGYAGKIYQTHGIATYDFVRVGGKDVEGTLFPTQPGVVAKTLPAGHPARTAALAFTKKYETKYGADTVTQFAADAYGVWDLLNDAVPRAAKVAAPGTPAFRTALREALESTHNLAIPNGIMNLSPQDHVGLDQRAGVMGQIRNGKFVYVSD; encoded by the coding sequence ATGACCCTGACCGGCGTTGTGACGGCGGCTCGCGCCGACATCACCGTCGGCATCGATCTGTCGTCGACCGGCCCCGCGGCCGCTATCGGCATTGCCAGCAAGAACGCCATGCAACTTTGGCCCGACCAGATCGGCGGACAGAAGGCGCATTACGTCTTTCTCGACGACGGCTCCGACCCCGGCACGGCCGTGAAGAACGCGCGCAAGCTCATCAGCGAAAACAAGGTCGACGTGATCGTCGGCCCGAACATCACGCCGAGCGCGCTGGCCATGCTCGATCCGATTTCCGAGGCAGAAACGCCGATGATCACGTTGATCGGCTCGGCCGTAGCCGTGGAACCGCAGGATGCCAAGCGTCGCTGGGCGTTCAAGATGGCGGCGAACGATTCGGCCATGGCCGACGTGATGACGCGCTACATGGCGAACCACGGCATCAAGACGGTAGGCTTTATCGGCTTCGCGGATGCCTACGGCGAGAGTTGGTGGAAAGAATTTTCGAAGTTTGCCGAACTGCGCAAATTGAAGATCGTGGCGCAAGAGCGTTTCAACCGGACGGACACGAGCGTGACCGGTCAGGTTTTGAAACTGATGGCGAGCAAGCCGGACGCCATTCTGGTGGCCGGATCGGGCACCCCGGCCGCGCTGCCGCAACGCACGCTGCAGGAGCGGGGCTACGCCGGGAAGATCTATCAGACACACGGTATCGCCACCTACGACTTCGTTCGCGTGGGCGGTAAGGACGTGGAAGGCACCCTGTTCCCGACGCAACCGGGGGTCGTGGCCAAGACGTTGCCGGCGGGGCATCCGGCGCGCACGGCGGCCCTGGCCTTCACCAAGAAGTACGAGACCAAGTACGGCGCCGACACCGTCACGCAGTTCGCTGCCGATGCCTATGGCGTGTGGGATTTGCTCAACGATGCCGTGCCGCGTGCTGCGAAGGTCGCGGCGCCGGGCACGCCGGCATTCCGCACGGCGCTTCGCGAAGCGCTCGAGTCCACGCACAATCTCGCGATCCCGAACGGCATCATGAATCTGAGCCCGCAGGATCACGTCGGGCTGGATCAACGCGCCGGCGTGATGGGTCAGATCAGGAATGGCAAGTTTGTTTACGTCTCGGACTGA
- a CDS encoding NAD(P)-dependent oxidoreductase, translating to MTTHTIAFIGLGAMGGQMVRHLMAAGHRLHLYARRPEAAAPFIEQGAKGFATPAEAAAEADFVITNVTTTQDVEDVLLGPEGVVHRARAGTICIDHSTISAEATRRMAERLARHDIAFVDAPVSGGPSRAADASLSIMVGASPDAFDKVRPLLSVLGTTITHVGDVGAGQVAKACNQIVQVINIQGIAEAMLFAARNGVDQDKVIEAISQGLAGSRMLDMMGPKMAHRDFSAGIEARLHDKDFSMILDAVADAGLSLPALTLVKGQLSALMENGWGRDDTSSLLRVLEGQQKLH from the coding sequence ATGACGACACACACCATAGCGTTTATCGGGCTGGGGGCCATGGGTGGCCAGATGGTTCGGCATCTGATGGCGGCGGGACACCGGTTGCACTTGTATGCGCGCCGGCCCGAGGCCGCCGCGCCTTTCATCGAGCAAGGCGCGAAGGGATTTGCCACGCCCGCAGAGGCGGCAGCGGAGGCGGATTTCGTCATCACCAACGTCACCACGACGCAGGACGTGGAAGACGTGTTGCTTGGCCCCGAGGGCGTCGTCCATCGGGCGCGGGCGGGCACGATCTGCATCGATCACAGCACCATTTCGGCGGAGGCGACGCGGCGCATGGCCGAACGTCTGGCGCGCCACGACATCGCGTTCGTGGATGCGCCCGTGTCTGGCGGTCCGTCACGCGCAGCGGATGCTTCGCTGTCGATCATGGTCGGGGCGTCGCCCGATGCCTTCGATAAAGTCAGGCCGCTGCTGTCGGTCCTGGGCACGACGATCACCCATGTGGGGGACGTTGGGGCTGGACAGGTGGCCAAAGCCTGCAACCAGATCGTTCAGGTGATCAACATTCAGGGCATCGCGGAGGCAATGCTGTTTGCCGCGCGCAACGGCGTGGATCAGGACAAGGTCATCGAAGCCATTTCCCAGGGTCTGGCGGGCAGTCGAATGCTCGACATGATGGGGCCCAAGATGGCGCATCGGGATTTTTCCGCGGGCATTGAAGCTCGCCTGCACGACAAGGATTTCTCGATGATTCTGGACGCGGTGGCTGACGCGGGGCTATCGCTGCCTGCGCTGACGCTGGTGAAGGGGCAGTTGTCCGCGTTGATGGAAAACGGCTGGGGCCGCGACGACACCTCGTCACTGCTGCGCGTTCTGGAAGGGCAGCAGAAACTTCACTGA